ACTTTCATTGCCTTCAGATAATATTTGTCGCGGTATCCGGCCATTCGCGCGTAAGTTCCAAGGATTATTCTTCGCTTTGCCTCTTCACCAAGGTATTTTCCGCGCACTTTTGAGAAATATTCATTGAATTCGCCTTCAAGCGGAAGCGTTGCGCCGTATCTTATCCCGCAGAATTTTGCAAGATTTGTGGACGCTTCTGCCATTGCGATGATATAATATGCAGGAATCGAAAATTCAGTATTTGGAAGCGAACATTCCTCGACTTTCGCACCTTCGCTTTCAAGCGTTTTTATCTGCGTCCAGACAACCTTTTTTATGTCCTCGTTTATTTCGCTTCCGAAGAATTCACGCGGAACGCCAATTATTATTTTTCTCAAATCGGTTTTCAGAGAATAATCATCTCGCTTCGTTTCGCTTGCTCCAAGCTTTTCAGATTTCATCTGAAAATCATCTACTTTTTCTGCAAGCGATGTCGAATCTTTTGCATCGTGCCCAGCAATTACCGAAAGCCCAAGAGCAATATCATCGACTTTTTTTGCCATGACGCCTATTTTGTCAAGGCTCGATGCATAATCTATGAGGCCGTATCTGGAAACTCTTCCATATGTCGGCGTGAGGCCGTAAACTCCGCAGAATGCCGCCGGAGCAGAAATAGAGCCTCCCGTTGATTCTGCAATTGCGATGTGAGGAAACTCAAGCGCAGCAGTAATTCCGCCGGCACCTCCTGATGAACCTCCGCAAGAACGCTGAATATCAATAGGATTTTTCGGGATTCCGTATGCTGAATTTACAGAGAATGTGCCGAATCCGAATTCATCCTGCACGGTTTTTCCGATAATTACGCCGCCCTCTTTTTTCGCGCGCTCTATGCACGTTGCATCAAAAGGAGGCACGTAGCTTTCAAGAATTTTTGAGCCCGCTGTTGTTCTAATTCCTTTGGTGCATATATTGTCCTTAACTGAAATCGGGATGTTAGTAAGCGCACCCTTGGGCAGTTTTTTCAATTGTTCCATTGCAGAATCTTGCGAAATCGTGACAAAATAGTTGTATTTTTTCTGGAGCTTTTCAATTTCAGAAAAAAACGCGCCATAAAAATTAAGGGTATCGATGTTTCCTTTTTTTGATTCTGAGATAAAATCAGAAACCGACATTCCGGAATATTTTTTGCTCATAATTGAAATTAGTATCGAAACCTTTAAAAAGAATCGTAGGGGATAATATCTCAGTGATTAAAAATCCTTGCGCTGAGGCTTAAGGTTTTTTAATATGGTGAGTATGAGGTAGATAAAAAATGGTTGACATGACTCCGGAAATGATGGGATATGACCGCACGATTGTTGTTTTCTCGCCAGATGGCAGATTATTTCAAGTAGAATACGCAAGGGAAGCAGTAAAAA
The genomic region above belongs to Nanoarchaeota archaeon and contains:
- the gatA gene encoding Asp-tRNA(Asn)/Glu-tRNA(Gln) amidotransferase subunit GatA, yielding MSKKYSGMSVSDFISESKKGNIDTLNFYGAFFSEIEKLQKKYNYFVTISQDSAMEQLKKLPKGALTNIPISVKDNICTKGIRTTAGSKILESYVPPFDATCIERAKKEGGVIIGKTVQDEFGFGTFSVNSAYGIPKNPIDIQRSCGGSSGGAGGITAALEFPHIAIAESTGGSISAPAAFCGVYGLTPTYGRVSRYGLIDYASSLDKIGVMAKKVDDIALGLSVIAGHDAKDSTSLAEKVDDFQMKSEKLGASETKRDDYSLKTDLRKIIIGVPREFFGSEINEDIKKVVWTQIKTLESEGAKVEECSLPNTEFSIPAYYIIAMAEASTNLAKFCGIRYGATLPLEGEFNEYFSKVRGKYLGEEAKRRIILGTYARMAGYRDKYYLKAMKVRQLIINDYKQAFKKYDILVSPTMPFIAPKFSEIEKLTPIEHYYADILTGSPNLAGIPMLSAPCGTSKGMPVGIHILGNYLAEKTILNVGRHI